Proteins found in one Promicromonospora sukumoe genomic segment:
- a CDS encoding glycoside hydrolase domain-containing protein — translation MSPVSRFPRLLAAVAAVALTGAGLSAAPVGTEPSAAAADQIDYAGLVNPFVSTEDDFGQDLVGAEAPSSIVKINPMTTSGRSHSGYDYAEDQIAGFTHTNLNGVGGSGGGGDLLVVPTYQQYTNRPGTDTYAKDYSHAGEEAEPGYYAVDLATDEGAIRAEATTDVRTGQDRFTFPAAGTASLVVDLRNNFTSRKGATLGHETLDDGRVALSGSFTGHFNGYDYQMYYYVESTVPASDVRTWGGSGPLSEQPHRDGTDIGAVVDFEVDAGEQVGLRVAVSPISVDQARTDLAAEMGDRTFEQVRTQTKAAWNEILGRLAVTASGTSDPDGDLQTLFYTHLYRMFGSPVNATSTSGTYRGLDGEVHQADGYTHYDGWGFWDDFRKYEILAIGYPEVFRDMAQSVVDLYGSFASTGKGSLSNVTHSVPTVRFERAAVVVADAVAKGAQLDGLGQAWPALVSQSRGGYGDEENVRRGYIANEVDDTLGTSYDDWAMATIAESLGKTDEARQYRLRSANWTNLFKPNSVTLADGTKTGLIFPRNADGAWNDADPERFEAGNVYQGTLWQYHWYAAGDMGGLIGKMGGEETTRKALGFMFGEQAPDDGKRMLHANANEIDLQAPYLFNYVGAPARTQHWVRSIYTKETWNRYIATGSTHELPSGGGELTPPVKTKVFRNDPQGFLPTMDNDTGTMSSTFVAAALGLFPVAAGSDQYQIGTPFFENVRVSYPSGRTLDISADGVSPESYYIQSATLNGEAFDRTWLTYDQLTAGGELSFRMGEEASDWAAGSVAPPSLSDELPSSVYDPISAVSVSSRTFAEAEAGDGSIGNSVDLNLANGRFAGANGDSLAGAVTAENLPAGLTLAAERTGDRRVRLSLTGSAERSDAFDGVDDVTVSVSDDAFSRAPSTRTRQFTFRVDFEGATLRAEATRLKAAADGAVDVSTTFTLSGARFAGANGRDLVADGDLALRGLPGSVEATAVLEDARTVVLHLTGSLGDAQRTAFGLDLADAALDGAPAASVHGDGLSGLATVVIERDQRWREKLGALLTEADLVVRGAYSTASFATFDAARDGATKTLADESASDDDLRAALDRLTRAAAALRITGTPYRVLEAEQFDESSGGRLSPENGNIGGVQVGSWIAYDGIDFGDDLPRRVTLRYANNPADSATDEYVEVRVGAVDGPVAARVELELTAGWDDYVTAEATIDDPGTLAGSNRIYFVFGGTPDPTQPSSWVANVDRAQFLRTAEDGPETAEPVRIEAETYDADNGNGLKKEGGEPPAGNVGGTWDGGRLTYDARDLGPEPLTQVTVSAATRDDRVGDNRRLELYLDEVGEATKVATVELPKTGGWGSYVETTAELDEPVSGTHTLIVVMRADAVPGQEFNYVANLQWYEFGPRAQESPEVDLTGLTAAIGDAEPLLAREDRYVSVDFAVFRAALDAARATVAAADVTQDTADEAQRVLDAAAGQLEWRVVRQLSVSATTRTLAGKQYVSVAVTNGADTSLDVEIETPYGTRSFTAVQPGASANVSISSRQASIPAGEVTVTVTGQVGDETVVGRRTATYPAAR, via the coding sequence ATGTCCCCCGTATCCCGTTTCCCACGCCTGCTGGCGGCCGTCGCGGCCGTCGCGCTGACCGGGGCCGGCCTGTCCGCCGCCCCGGTCGGCACCGAACCGTCCGCCGCCGCGGCGGACCAGATCGACTACGCCGGTCTCGTCAACCCCTTCGTCTCGACCGAGGACGACTTCGGCCAGGACCTGGTCGGCGCCGAGGCACCGTCCTCGATCGTCAAGATCAACCCGATGACGACCTCCGGCCGCTCCCACTCGGGCTACGACTACGCCGAGGACCAGATCGCGGGCTTCACGCACACCAACCTCAACGGCGTGGGCGGCTCGGGCGGCGGCGGCGACCTCCTCGTCGTGCCGACGTACCAGCAGTACACGAACCGCCCGGGAACCGACACGTACGCGAAGGACTACAGCCACGCGGGCGAAGAGGCCGAGCCGGGGTACTACGCCGTCGACCTCGCGACCGACGAGGGAGCGATCCGCGCCGAGGCGACCACCGACGTGCGCACCGGTCAGGACCGCTTCACCTTCCCGGCGGCCGGGACCGCGTCCCTCGTCGTCGACCTCCGCAACAACTTCACCAGCCGCAAGGGCGCGACGCTCGGCCACGAGACGCTCGACGACGGACGTGTCGCGCTCTCGGGCAGCTTCACCGGGCACTTCAACGGCTACGACTACCAGATGTACTACTACGTCGAGTCGACGGTGCCGGCGTCGGACGTGCGCACCTGGGGCGGGTCCGGCCCGCTGTCCGAGCAGCCGCACCGGGACGGCACCGACATCGGCGCGGTCGTGGACTTCGAGGTGGACGCGGGGGAGCAGGTGGGGCTGCGGGTGGCGGTCTCCCCGATCAGCGTCGACCAGGCCAGGACCGACCTGGCCGCCGAGATGGGGGACCGCACCTTCGAGCAGGTGCGCACGCAGACGAAGGCCGCCTGGAACGAGATCCTCGGCCGGCTGGCCGTGACGGCCTCCGGGACCAGCGACCCGGACGGCGACCTGCAGACGCTGTTCTACACGCACCTCTACCGGATGTTCGGTTCGCCGGTGAACGCGACGAGCACGAGCGGCACGTACCGCGGGCTCGACGGCGAGGTGCACCAGGCCGACGGCTACACGCACTACGACGGCTGGGGATTCTGGGACGACTTCCGCAAGTACGAGATCCTCGCGATCGGGTACCCCGAGGTGTTCCGCGACATGGCCCAGTCGGTGGTCGACCTCTACGGGTCGTTCGCGAGCACCGGCAAGGGCTCCCTGTCGAACGTCACCCACTCGGTGCCGACGGTCCGGTTCGAGCGCGCCGCGGTCGTCGTCGCCGACGCCGTCGCCAAGGGCGCGCAGCTGGACGGCCTCGGCCAGGCCTGGCCCGCCCTGGTCTCGCAGTCGAGGGGTGGCTACGGCGACGAGGAGAACGTGCGCCGCGGCTACATCGCGAACGAGGTCGACGACACGCTCGGCACCTCCTACGACGACTGGGCCATGGCCACGATCGCCGAGTCGCTCGGCAAGACGGACGAGGCGCGGCAGTACCGCCTGCGCTCCGCTAACTGGACGAACCTGTTCAAGCCGAACTCCGTCACCCTGGCCGACGGGACGAAGACCGGACTGATCTTCCCCAGGAACGCGGACGGGGCCTGGAATGACGCGGACCCGGAGCGGTTCGAGGCCGGGAACGTCTACCAGGGCACGCTGTGGCAGTACCACTGGTACGCGGCCGGCGACATGGGTGGGCTGATCGGCAAGATGGGTGGCGAGGAGACCACGCGCAAGGCGCTCGGCTTCATGTTCGGCGAGCAGGCGCCCGACGACGGCAAGCGCATGCTGCACGCCAACGCGAACGAGATCGACCTCCAGGCGCCGTACCTGTTCAACTACGTCGGCGCCCCGGCGCGGACCCAGCACTGGGTGCGGAGCATCTACACGAAGGAGACGTGGAACCGGTACATCGCGACCGGCAGCACCCACGAGCTGCCCTCGGGCGGCGGTGAGCTCACCCCGCCCGTGAAGACGAAGGTCTTCCGCAACGACCCCCAGGGCTTCCTGCCCACGATGGACAACGACACCGGGACGATGTCGTCGACGTTCGTCGCGGCGGCGCTCGGGCTGTTCCCCGTGGCCGCGGGATCCGACCAGTACCAGATCGGCACGCCGTTCTTCGAGAACGTGCGCGTCAGCTACCCGTCCGGCCGGACTCTCGACATCTCCGCGGACGGGGTGTCGCCCGAGTCGTACTACATCCAGTCGGCCACCCTGAACGGCGAGGCGTTCGACCGCACCTGGCTGACGTACGACCAGCTCACCGCGGGCGGTGAGCTGAGCTTCCGGATGGGCGAGGAGGCTTCCGACTGGGCCGCCGGGTCCGTCGCGCCGCCGTCGCTGAGCGACGAGCTGCCGAGCTCGGTCTACGACCCCATCAGCGCCGTCTCCGTGTCGTCGCGAACGTTCGCCGAGGCGGAGGCCGGTGACGGGTCGATCGGCAACAGCGTCGACCTGAACCTCGCCAACGGCAGGTTCGCGGGCGCGAACGGCGACAGCCTCGCGGGCGCCGTCACCGCCGAGAACCTGCCCGCGGGGCTGACGCTGGCGGCGGAGCGCACGGGCGACCGGCGCGTGCGACTGTCGCTCACGGGCTCGGCGGAGCGGTCGGACGCGTTCGACGGCGTCGACGACGTCACCGTGTCGGTCTCCGACGACGCCTTCTCGCGTGCGCCTTCGACCCGCACCCGCCAGTTCACCTTCCGGGTGGACTTCGAGGGCGCGACGCTCCGCGCGGAGGCGACCCGGCTCAAGGCCGCCGCCGACGGCGCCGTCGACGTCTCGACGACGTTCACGCTGAGCGGCGCACGCTTCGCGGGGGCGAACGGGCGTGACCTCGTCGCGGACGGAGACCTCGCGCTGCGGGGCCTGCCCGGGAGCGTCGAGGCCACGGCGGTCCTGGAGGACGCGCGCACGGTGGTGCTCCACCTGACCGGTTCGCTCGGTGACGCGCAGCGCACGGCCTTCGGCCTGGACCTCGCCGACGCGGCTCTCGACGGCGCTCCGGCAGCGAGCGTCCACGGCGACGGGCTCTCCGGCCTGGCGACCGTCGTGATCGAACGGGACCAGCGGTGGCGTGAGAAGCTCGGCGCCCTGCTGACCGAGGCCGACCTCGTCGTCCGCGGGGCGTACTCCACGGCGTCCTTCGCCACGTTCGACGCGGCCCGCGACGGCGCGACGAAGACGCTCGCGGACGAGTCGGCCTCCGACGACGACCTCCGTGCGGCGCTGGACCGGCTCACGAGGGCGGCGGCCGCCCTGCGGATCACGGGGACGCCCTACCGGGTGCTGGAGGCGGAGCAGTTCGACGAGTCCTCGGGCGGCCGGCTGAGCCCGGAGAACGGGAACATCGGTGGCGTCCAGGTCGGTTCCTGGATCGCGTACGACGGGATCGACTTCGGGGACGACCTCCCCAGGCGGGTCACGCTGCGTTATGCCAACAACCCCGCCGACAGCGCCACGGACGAGTACGTCGAGGTGCGCGTCGGCGCGGTGGACGGTCCCGTCGCGGCCAGGGTGGAGCTGGAGCTCACCGCCGGGTGGGACGACTACGTCACCGCCGAGGCCACGATCGACGATCCTGGGACGCTCGCTGGATCGAACCGGATCTACTTCGTGTTCGGCGGCACGCCCGACCCGACCCAGCCGAGCTCGTGGGTCGCGAACGTGGACCGGGCGCAGTTCCTCCGGACGGCCGAGGACGGACCCGAGACGGCCGAACCGGTGCGCATCGAGGCCGAGACCTACGACGCCGACAACGGCAACGGCCTGAAGAAGGAGGGCGGTGAGCCGCCCGCCGGCAACGTCGGCGGGACCTGGGACGGTGGCCGGCTGACCTACGACGCCCGGGACCTCGGTCCGGAACCCCTCACCCAGGTCACGGTGAGCGCGGCGACCCGCGACGACCGGGTCGGCGACAACCGCCGGCTCGAGCTCTACCTCGACGAGGTGGGCGAGGCGACGAAGGTCGCGACCGTCGAGCTGCCGAAGACGGGCGGGTGGGGCAGCTACGTCGAGACGACCGCGGAGCTCGACGAGCCGGTCTCCGGCACGCACACCCTGATCGTCGTCATGCGGGCGGACGCCGTGCCCGGCCAGGAGTTCAACTACGTGGCGAACCTCCAGTGGTACGAGTTCGGCCCGCGGGCGCAGGAGTCCCCCGAGGTGGACCTCACCGGTCTGACCGCGGCGATCGGGGACGCCGAACCCCTGCTCGCCCGCGAGGACCGGTACGTCTCCGTCGACTTCGCCGTCTTCCGCGCCGCGCTCGACGCGGCGAGGGCGACGGTCGCCGCCGCCGACGTCACGCAGGACACGGCCGACGAGGCGCAGCGGGTGCTCGACGCCGCGGCGGGCCAGCTCGAGTGGCGGGTCGTCCGGCAGCTCTCGGTGTCCGCCACGACGAGGACCCTGGCGGGCAAGCAGTACGTGTCCGTCGCCGTGACGAACGGCGCGGACACCTCCCTCGACGTGGAGATCGAGACGCCCTACGGCACGCGGTCGTTCACCGCGGTGCAGCCGGGGGCGTCGGCGAACGTGTCGATCAGCTCGCGGCAGGCCTCGATACCGGCAGGCGAGGTGACGGTCACCGTCACCGGGCAGGTCGGCGACGAGACGGTCGTGGGCCGCAGGACGGCCACCTACCCCGCGGCGAGGTAG
- a CDS encoding COG1470 family protein, with product MKNPLATLAALALTAASVLVAAPAGAAEGDTVTWSVRPGDENGEDGRAWVEWEADPGQSRTEHLAVTNHGDDAVRFRLSAADGYFTDTGRFNMLPADQESVAAGTWVDLPASVSVAAGATEIVPFTVTVPADAEPGDHAAGVAASVHSTGGGEVGVESRVGFRVMTRVTGELAPSAGLAASASWTGSVNPFEAGDVTVAYTLENTGNARLGTRPEIVLSGPFGLGERTLRGEEIAEIAPGETRRGTVRFQDAWPLLTYDVRVVAQPLPVSDDLSFEGVEPASAQTTVLAVPWPQIVVLVLAALLAAWALFRRRLERRRTEELVARARAEAFAEAAALPARAEPALITAADTHG from the coding sequence GTGAAGAACCCGCTCGCCACGCTCGCCGCGCTGGCGCTCACCGCCGCCTCCGTGCTGGTGGCCGCCCCCGCCGGCGCCGCGGAGGGCGACACCGTGACGTGGTCGGTGCGCCCGGGCGACGAGAACGGCGAGGACGGCCGGGCCTGGGTCGAGTGGGAGGCGGACCCGGGCCAGTCGCGCACCGAGCACCTGGCGGTCACCAACCACGGTGACGACGCGGTGCGGTTCCGGCTGTCCGCCGCCGACGGATACTTCACCGACACGGGTCGCTTCAACATGCTTCCCGCCGACCAGGAGTCGGTCGCGGCCGGAACCTGGGTCGACCTGCCCGCGAGCGTGAGCGTCGCGGCGGGCGCCACCGAGATCGTGCCGTTCACGGTGACCGTCCCGGCCGACGCGGAGCCGGGCGACCACGCCGCGGGCGTCGCGGCGAGCGTGCACTCCACGGGCGGAGGCGAGGTCGGCGTCGAGTCACGGGTGGGCTTCCGGGTCATGACGCGCGTGACGGGAGAGCTCGCGCCGTCCGCCGGGCTCGCGGCGTCGGCGTCCTGGACCGGTTCCGTGAACCCGTTCGAGGCGGGCGACGTCACGGTCGCGTACACGCTCGAGAACACGGGCAACGCCCGCCTGGGCACCCGGCCCGAGATCGTCCTGTCCGGCCCGTTCGGACTCGGGGAGCGCACCCTCCGTGGCGAGGAGATCGCCGAGATCGCGCCGGGCGAGACACGGCGCGGGACCGTCCGCTTCCAGGACGCCTGGCCGCTGCTGACCTACGACGTGCGCGTCGTGGCGCAGCCCCTGCCCGTCTCCGACGACCTGTCGTTCGAGGGCGTCGAGCCCGCGAGCGCGCAGACCACGGTGCTCGCGGTGCCCTGGCCGCAGATCGTCGTGCTGGTCCTGGCCGCGCTGCTGGCGGCCTGGGCCCTCTTCCGCCGTCGTCTGGAGCGGCGGCGCACGGAGGAGCTGGTCGCGCGAGCGCGCGCGGAGGCGTTCGCCGAGGCCGCCGCCCTGCCCGCGCGGGCCGAGCCCGCCCTCATCACCGCAGCCGACACCCACGGCTGA
- a CDS encoding polymorphic toxin-type HINT domain-containing protein — translation MVVITVSAVVMTGCTRATDDPPPTSTNGADTPVVDAGAELEKLPDVERFLEQAIAQVRQKYPDQVPDDLTAAAVMGELDAIDSHVGADGVLDYATAKSDPVITTDTLDPYARTYRALGGELTGTGATDAAPTGVDDAGAASTMLPHASVVRFDAAAGQDESKEGDPRVRYSGPRQFVSDRPEWVEEYKAVGDEVLQGKVLYFESEYSLARLRFTSELDGYLQDRIGDDQTVVTWGGIMDGPFGACIVDTEVYHELVFEESAEESEACLTRTVGGSTVPQPLLPLDSSVPDSAVAVEADVEQLIIQELWPIVKDFIGLTDLEKCFTEADILACVMTLLNLLPVGKAIKALKAIPAVVKAVEKIVTFVATKGKKLPVAVPAGCFASFAGSTPVLMADGTRKPIRDVRPGDAVHATDPVSGVSGPRRVLDTFVHRDALVDLRLAGGDRITTTGDHPFWSSSDHTFEDAKDLAPGEKVLSANGTELAVGGIDTGATREGAAYNLAVLGLHTYHVGDAEVLVHNSGCLAVLKNWRPKTFRYGSATLVLQRGDIQHILERHHPTYFDPAQARARNDLFRESRTVDDIVGLIDEVARKRADELSIISRRADPEDQTGSVDAMIDGVTYRLAVDQGAIKTFHPVGMSEP, via the coding sequence ATGGTGGTGATCACGGTGAGCGCTGTGGTCATGACAGGTTGCACAAGAGCCACGGACGACCCGCCACCGACGTCGACGAACGGCGCGGACACGCCCGTGGTGGACGCCGGCGCTGAGCTGGAGAAGCTGCCGGATGTCGAACGTTTCCTCGAGCAGGCGATCGCTCAGGTGCGGCAGAAGTATCCGGATCAGGTTCCCGACGACCTCACGGCCGCCGCTGTCATGGGCGAGCTGGACGCGATCGACAGCCATGTGGGCGCCGACGGTGTGCTCGACTACGCCACCGCGAAGAGTGACCCCGTCATCACCACCGACACGCTTGACCCGTACGCGCGAACCTACCGGGCGCTGGGTGGCGAGCTGACCGGTACCGGCGCCACGGACGCCGCCCCGACGGGTGTGGATGACGCGGGCGCGGCATCGACGATGCTGCCGCACGCCTCGGTCGTCCGGTTCGATGCTGCCGCGGGCCAGGACGAGAGCAAGGAGGGCGACCCCCGCGTCCGATACTCGGGGCCTCGGCAGTTTGTCTCAGACCGGCCCGAATGGGTCGAAGAATACAAGGCCGTCGGGGACGAGGTCCTCCAGGGCAAGGTTCTCTACTTCGAATCGGAATACAGCCTGGCGCGCCTCCGCTTCACGTCAGAGCTCGACGGCTACCTGCAGGACCGCATCGGCGATGACCAGACCGTCGTCACCTGGGGCGGGATCATGGACGGCCCTTTCGGAGCATGCATCGTCGACACCGAGGTCTACCACGAGCTGGTGTTCGAGGAGAGCGCCGAGGAATCAGAGGCTTGCCTGACGCGGACGGTCGGCGGTTCCACCGTGCCGCAGCCCCTGCTCCCGCTCGATTCGTCCGTGCCGGATTCCGCTGTTGCCGTCGAGGCAGATGTCGAGCAGCTGATCATTCAGGAGCTCTGGCCGATCGTGAAGGATTTCATCGGCCTGACCGACCTCGAGAAGTGCTTCACCGAGGCGGACATCCTCGCGTGCGTGATGACACTGCTCAATCTGCTCCCGGTCGGGAAGGCGATCAAGGCGCTCAAAGCGATACCGGCGGTCGTCAAGGCCGTCGAGAAGATCGTCACCTTCGTCGCGACGAAGGGCAAGAAGCTGCCGGTCGCGGTACCGGCGGGGTGTTTCGCATCCTTCGCCGGATCGACACCCGTGCTGATGGCCGACGGCACGCGCAAGCCCATCCGGGACGTCCGACCCGGTGACGCCGTCCATGCGACGGATCCGGTATCCGGCGTGAGCGGCCCACGTCGAGTGCTCGACACGTTCGTCCATCGAGACGCGCTCGTAGACCTCAGGCTCGCCGGCGGTGACAGGATCACCACTACCGGCGACCACCCGTTCTGGTCGTCGAGCGACCACACCTTCGAGGACGCGAAGGACCTCGCTCCCGGCGAGAAGGTCCTGTCGGCGAACGGCACGGAACTGGCTGTCGGTGGTATCGACACCGGAGCGACACGTGAAGGAGCGGCCTACAACCTCGCGGTTCTCGGTCTGCACACCTACCACGTGGGCGACGCTGAAGTCCTGGTTCACAATTCCGGCTGCCTCGCGGTGCTCAAGAACTGGAGACCGAAGACATTCAGATACGGCAGTGCCACACTGGTCCTGCAGCGCGGCGATATCCAGCACATCCTCGAGAGGCATCATCCGACGTACTTTGATCCGGCGCAGGCGAGAGCGAGGAACGACTTGTTCCGGGAGTCGCGGACCGTCGACGACATCGTCGGTCTCATCGATGAGGTCGCCAGGAAACGCGCGGACGAGTTGTCAATTATCTCGCGAAGGGCTGATCCCGAAGACCAGACCGGCAGCGTGGATGCCATGATCGATGGCGTCACATACCGGCTGGCTGTGGACCAAGGCGCAATCAAGACTTTCCACCCCGTGGGGATGAGTGAGCCATGA
- a CDS encoding fibronectin type III domain-containing protein, whose product MTPATRTTVGDSRRHRNGWRGLAGVALLSLVAGVFALPATAAGTTRTAPAAAAAVTPVRVEAETYTGNNNGAVIGGRVMDTGVESDGGASGGSRVKNTFNGSEIWFDDVDLGSTPLSTLTLRYVINAGRSGVNQSMDVYLDEKSDENKVATVALSATGGDWSTYGATTADLLTEVSGRHKVIVVMHVDPKPGEAGGYPNYFGNIDYLELGPESLPEAFLTTADAWRYSDDGTDPSGDGSLSWTTADFDDSAWSEAVGPFGSKRGAPDLGGGFVANTLLRYTPDGSQNTVPTYHLRTDFEVSDGQLAQLDSLVGAITYDDAVRIYVNGEKVAGFVDERVNGAANQNLTYAGASNGDPVTSTFTVPADVLEPGENTIAVALYQDRETSSDIYLDLSSLAPAGPAPEQEIADLALHVGATQAERNLTWYSNVDVPQVAQLAEAADVVDGVFPATARTVEAAKSGETTSGEYFRDVTFDQLEENTEYAYRVGGDATGWSDAHTFRTQDFTGDFSFLFFGDPQVGASGNLARDEAGWIDTLDVATRSYPDAEMLFSAGDQVESAGSEAQYDTLLKPEQVRSVPLVVTNGNHDVGSKAYEQHFNVPNEDLESGGASNGTSSGGDYWFLYKDVLFLNINSNSRDFASHNAFMERVVAEQGHRAKWKVLAFHHSIYSVASHTDDGDIIDRRDKMPAKISELGFDMVLMGHDHNYTRSYLIKDGELADPTEVAGQERVEAEDGEVLYITANSSSGSKYYDTRAPDAWFASVINQERVRNYSAVEVTDETITVRTLRSQANGAALPVNSVVDEVVLAKAGTTTDLDVSVDVSTRTVAGKQHVSTVVTNNEAAPVDVVVETAYGSKSFAAVQPGRSASVAISSRAAAIPGGDVTVTVTGQRGGETVTTSKTASYPAAG is encoded by the coding sequence ATGACCCCAGCGACGCGGACCACGGTCGGCGACTCGCGCAGACACAGGAACGGGTGGCGCGGGCTCGCGGGCGTCGCCCTCCTCTCGCTCGTCGCGGGAGTGTTCGCCCTCCCGGCAACGGCGGCCGGCACGACCCGCACGGCGCCCGCCGCGGCAGCCGCCGTGACGCCGGTCCGCGTCGAGGCCGAGACGTACACCGGTAACAACAACGGTGCGGTGATCGGTGGCCGGGTGATGGACACCGGCGTCGAGTCGGACGGCGGCGCCTCCGGCGGTTCGCGCGTGAAGAACACCTTCAACGGGTCCGAGATCTGGTTCGACGACGTCGACCTCGGTAGCACCCCGCTGTCCACGCTCACGCTGCGCTACGTCATCAACGCCGGCCGCAGCGGGGTGAACCAGTCGATGGACGTCTACCTCGACGAGAAGAGCGACGAGAACAAGGTCGCGACCGTGGCGCTCTCCGCGACGGGCGGCGACTGGTCCACGTACGGCGCGACGACGGCCGACCTGCTCACCGAGGTCTCGGGCCGGCACAAGGTGATCGTGGTCATGCACGTCGACCCGAAGCCGGGCGAGGCCGGCGGCTACCCGAACTACTTCGGCAACATCGACTACCTGGAGCTCGGCCCGGAGTCGCTGCCGGAGGCGTTCCTCACGACGGCCGACGCCTGGAGGTACTCCGACGACGGCACCGACCCGTCCGGCGACGGCTCGCTGTCCTGGACCACCGCCGACTTCGACGACTCCGCGTGGAGCGAGGCCGTCGGGCCCTTCGGGTCGAAGCGGGGCGCCCCGGACCTCGGCGGCGGCTTCGTCGCGAACACGCTGCTGCGGTACACGCCGGACGGCTCGCAGAACACGGTCCCGACCTACCACCTGCGCACCGACTTCGAGGTCTCCGACGGCCAGCTCGCACAGCTCGACTCGCTCGTGGGCGCGATCACCTACGACGACGCCGTGCGGATCTACGTCAACGGCGAGAAGGTCGCCGGTTTCGTCGACGAGCGCGTGAACGGGGCCGCGAACCAGAACCTCACCTATGCGGGCGCGAGCAACGGGGACCCCGTGACCAGCACGTTCACGGTCCCTGCCGACGTGCTGGAGCCCGGGGAGAACACCATCGCCGTCGCGCTCTACCAGGACCGCGAGACCAGCAGCGACATCTACCTCGACCTGAGCTCGCTGGCCCCCGCCGGCCCGGCCCCCGAGCAGGAGATCGCCGACCTCGCCCTGCACGTCGGCGCCACCCAGGCCGAGCGCAACCTCACCTGGTACTCGAACGTCGACGTGCCGCAGGTCGCGCAGCTGGCCGAGGCGGCGGACGTCGTCGACGGCGTCTTCCCCGCCACGGCGCGAACGGTCGAGGCGGCCAAGAGCGGCGAGACCACGAGCGGTGAGTACTTCCGCGACGTGACCTTCGACCAGCTCGAGGAGAACACCGAGTACGCCTACCGCGTCGGCGGCGACGCGACCGGCTGGTCCGACGCCCACACCTTCCGCACGCAGGACTTCACCGGCGACTTCTCCTTCCTGTTCTTCGGCGACCCTCAGGTCGGTGCCTCCGGGAACCTCGCGCGCGACGAAGCAGGCTGGATCGACACGCTGGACGTCGCGACGCGCTCCTACCCGGACGCCGAGATGCTGTTCTCGGCCGGTGACCAGGTCGAGTCCGCCGGCAGCGAGGCCCAGTACGACACCCTGCTGAAGCCGGAGCAGGTCCGCAGCGTCCCGCTGGTGGTGACCAACGGCAACCACGACGTGGGGTCGAAGGCCTACGAGCAGCACTTCAACGTGCCGAACGAGGACCTGGAGTCCGGCGGCGCGTCCAACGGCACGTCGTCGGGCGGCGACTACTGGTTCCTCTACAAGGACGTGCTGTTCCTCAACATCAACTCCAACAGCCGCGACTTCGCCTCCCACAACGCGTTCATGGAGCGGGTCGTCGCGGAGCAGGGCCACCGCGCGAAGTGGAAGGTGCTCGCCTTCCACCACTCGATCTACTCCGTCGCCTCCCACACGGACGACGGCGACATCATCGACCGGCGCGACAAGATGCCGGCGAAGATCTCGGAGCTCGGCTTCGACATGGTGCTCATGGGGCACGACCACAACTACACCCGCAGCTACCTGATCAAGGACGGCGAGCTCGCCGACCCGACCGAGGTCGCGGGCCAGGAGCGGGTCGAGGCCGAGGACGGCGAGGTGCTGTACATCACGGCGAACTCGTCCAGCGGCTCGAAGTACTACGACACCCGGGCACCCGACGCGTGGTTCGCCTCGGTGATCAACCAGGAGCGGGTGCGCAACTACTCGGCCGTCGAGGTCACCGACGAGACGATCACGGTGCGCACCCTGCGCAGCCAGGCCAACGGCGCTGCCCTTCCGGTGAACAGCGTCGTGGACGAGGTCGTGCTCGCCAAGGCGGGCACGACGACGGACCTGGACGTGTCGGTGGACGTCTCGACGCGCACGGTGGCGGGCAAGCAGCACGTCTCGACGGTCGTGACGAACAACGAGGCCGCCCCGGTCGACGTCGTGGTGGAGACCGCCTACGGCTCCAAGTCGTTCGCCGCGGTGCAGCCCGGCCGGTCGGCGAGCGTGGCGATCAGCTCGCGTGCGGCGGCGATCCCCGGCGGCGACGTGACGGTCACCGTCACCGGCCAGCGCGGCGGCGAGACGGTGACGACCTCGAAGACCGCCTCGTACCCGGCCGCCGGCTGA